One uncultured Carboxylicivirga sp. genomic window, TTATTTGTTCCTGGCCATTAACTATTACCTCTTGTGATTCCATTCCTATGAATGAAAATATCAAAGTAGCATTTGTTGGTACGTTTTTTAAAGAGTATTGGCCATTCATATCTGTGATTGTTCCATTAGAAGTGCCTTTAATTACTATTGAAACACCAGGTAAAGGATCATCATTTCCATCTTTTACAGTTCCGGATACTGTAATAGTTTCTTGCTGGTTTTCATTAAGGCTGGAAGGTGCCAAAATAATTCTTCTATCGATAACCTGATGTTCAGTATCTGTACCATCAAATATTTCGTTTAAAACATTATCGATAGTAGATTTTTTCATCGAGATGTTAACCTTACGTTCAACATCAACTAATTTTCGATTGTAGAGGAAGTAAAATTCGCTTTGATCTTCAATGTTCAGTAAAACCTCAGCAATGCTAGTATTGGTAAGGTCTAACGTAACTCTTGTTTTTTGTGAGTAGGTAGATGTAGCAAACATTTGCATTACACCAATCATCATAAACAATATGGTTAACCTCATGACTCTAAGGGTTTTAATTATGGCATATTTATCCCATGCACATAATTCATGGATTTTTTTCATAAATTTGTGTGATTTAAAGATTAGTAAAAAAATATTTGATTTTCAGGGATTCGTTGGCGCGTATCCCTGTTTTTTTATGGTGGCTTTGGATTTGTTTTCATAATTTGAGAATTTGGATTTAGTGTTAAAAAAAAGGGGTTAGGTATTTCTTTTGAATAATTGAACTTTTCTTTGTTTCCAGCTTCCGTCTTTATTTATTTCTCTTGGTAATAATTTAAAATCAAGTGGTGAAGTCTTTTTAAGTAGTTTTAGAACTTCTTCAAGAGAATCATTTAAAAACGTTCCGGTAAATGAATATGTCCATATTTCTTCATCAATAATTTCAATTTCAACATTGTACCACCTTTGCAGTTTGTTTATTGCATCTTCCATTGATTCACCCCTAAATACGAGCATACCATCTTTCCACGATGCATAAGTTGATGCGTCAACATTACAAATTGATAATTTGTCTTTTTTGATAAGAAGTTTTTCGTTAGGATTTATTGTAACAGGTTTGGATGATTCGTTGGCCTGCCAGGTTATCTTTCCTTCTGCTAATACAATTTCTGTTGTATTTTCTTCAGGGTATGCTTTAATATTAAATTTGGTTCCTAAAACTGTAATGAATGATTCTCCGTAATGCACTTTGAATGGTCTTCTTTTGTTATGAAAAACATCTAAATAAACTTCACCACTAATCGTAACATTTCGTTTTTTATTAAAAGGTATCTGATATTCAATGGAGGAACCACTATTTAACATTCCCTTAGTACCATCTGGTAAGGAAAATGCCATTTTATTACCTTCAGGACAAACTACTTTTATTATTGAGTCATCGTCGGTGCTTTTGGGAAGAGAAAGATTTTGGAAAATAGGATAGCTCAATGCTCCTATTATTAATGGTATAAATAGAATGGCAGCTGCCTTCGTGTACCACTTAATAAATAACTGAGATAAGTTTTTCTTTTGTTTAGCCTCGGTCGTTCTTATGGAATGATGTACCTTATGCAGAATATGTGTTAAATCTTTTTTGTCTGCATCGTTTGATTTCTGAATGTATTTATACCATTCATTCTTGAAAAATGATTTTATCTCCTTCTCTTCACCATTTTCAGCCAACCAATCTTCAACAATTATATTTTCTCCTGAAGATGTCTCTTCATCAGTATATTTGGTAAGAATGTCTTTGTTCTTAAATTCGTGCATATTATTTTTTTAAAAGACGAATCAAAAAATAATCTTTCGTCTGTTAGTAATATCCATCAGAAATATAAATCTCATCCTTTGAGATGAGTTTTTTTAAGATTTTTAGGTAGAAAGAAATTTTACGATAAGAAAAGGGCAATAAAAAGAAGAAATGCAAGAGATTCTTTTTTAATATTTGCTTTTATAAATTTTATCACCTCCGATATATTATTATCAACAGTTCCAGGTGAAATATTTAATTCTTCTGCAATTTCTTTACTAGACTTACCTTCTTTACGACTTTTGATAAAAATCTGTTTCTTGCGATTAGGGAGCTGATTAATAATGTCATCAATATATTCTAATACAGATGCATATTCTATTCTTTCAGAAAGGTTATTAACTGTAGAATCTATATCAGTCAACTCTTTTAGGAATGCGTGGTGATATTTTTGCCTTCTGAAGTATTTTAGAATATCATTATAAGCGATTGTAAATAAAAACGATTTTAAAGAAGCTTCTTTATTTAAAGTATTTCTCTTTTCCCATACTTTAACAAAAACGTTGTGAACCAATTCTTCAGCCTCACTTTCCGATTTTAAGTAGCGTAATGAAAACCCATATAATTTAGTTGCATATTTTTCGAATATATGATCGAAAGCAATTGAATCATTGTCTTTTAATTGAACAATTAAGTCAATATCATTACGATCAGTGGGCATTAGAGATAGCTTTTTTAGATTATTTACAATATATATAAAATAACAAAATAACACAAAAATTAACAATGAATTCTATAATTATTCACATTGTTAATATTTACCTGCATGAGTCTTTAATTGAAGTATCAATAAAATTTATGGTTATGATCAACCACAGAAATGTAGACCAAAGAATTTAGAAGAAAACAAAATAATAAATTCACTAAAGGCGGCTTAAGGCTATTGAATTAATATGCACCTACTCAAAAATAGAGCAGGTGCATAATATTTAATTTTGATTCTTATCTACCATACCGGAGATATTATATAAGAATAGTTGTATTCTTTATCAAGTAATCTATATTGGTTATGAGGAACTGCCCCCCAACTGTTATCGCCACCAACACCTCGCTGAACCAGATCAAGAGAAAGATAAACACTTGAGAATGCCGGAACATCAACTGTATGACGTTGCATCTTAGATTTTCCCGGATCAATATCAGATGGACTAAAAGGTAAGGCACTGGCACTTAATGGAACCATGCCTGTTACTTTTATTCCAATACCATCATTATTGGTTAGTTTTAACCAGCGAACGTCTGTTTTATTACCATTTTCCTGTGGGCGGATATAAGCAAAATACTGATCTTCAACTTTTGAATGATACAATCCAACAAATGAGGATGTGTTTCTATCAGAATAATTTTCCCATGGACCGCGACCGTAATAACAGAAATTGTCAAACTCTTTTGGTAAATTCATCATCATACCAAAACGTGGCATTTCGGCAATTTTCTCAACTTCTGTTTTGTAAGCTACATCAACTTTAACCGAACCTGAAGCATCAAACGTATATGTTATTGTATACATTGCTTCGATCCCGTTTAATGCCAATTGTGCAGTTATAACAGCATCATTTCCTTTCAGCTTTTTAATGGATACCAGTTTAGCTTTTAAGCCAGCTTCTTTCCAAACTTCAGAATGATTTTGCATTTGATTACCAAAGTCATTATCAACCGGTGCTCTCCAGAAGTTTGGACTAAGTGGATTGTTAATCAATTCTTTACTATCAATGGTGTAGCTGCTTAATAATCCTGTTGATTTACTGATAATAGATTGAACTTTACCTGTGTTAATCACAAAGTCGGAAGTGTTTTCAGTCACCTGAACTTTTCCATCACATGTTTTTACCTGTGGTAGATATTCGGTTTTAGAAAGTTTAAACTGCTCCGATGCTACTTGATGACCTGCTGGAATAAAAGGAGCATCTTTTGTAGTATTAGCATAAATGTTAAGATAGTACTCTGCACCTTCTTCGTTATTGATTTCGGGTAGTTCAAAGTCTATTATATTGAAATCCAATGCAGGTACATCAGCTTTGAAATTTCCAGATTCTATCACTTTACCATTACGAATCAATTCCCAAGTAAACAAATAATCTTTTAATGATGTAAATGAGAATTCGTTAGTGACTTTAATTCTTCCATGATTAACATCAACATTCTCAAACAAGATATTCTGATATACTTTTTTTACCTCAAATAATCCAGGGTGAGGTGTTCTGTCGGGATTTACAACTCCATTCAAACAGAAGTTCTCATCATTGGTGTATTTTTCACCGCCAAGGTCACCTCCATAGGCCCAGAATTCTTCTCCTTCTTCATCCTTGGTAAGCAATCCCTGATCAACCCAGTCCCAGATGAAACCACCTTGCATGTGTGGTTTTGAACGAATCAGATCCCAATATTCTTTAAAGTTACCATTACTGTTACCCATTGCATGTGAATATTCACACATAATGAAAGGACGTCCCGGATTTTCTTTATTGGCATATTCATGCATCGAACCCATACCAGGATACATCGGACAAACGATATCAGTGTTCTTTTCCTGACCTGCTTGTTCAAACTGCACAGGACGGGTGTTGTCACGTTTCTTCATCCATTCATATGCATCGAAAAATACCTGTCCGTTACCACACTCATTACCCATGCTCCAGATAATTACAGATGGATGGTTTTTATCGCGTTCAACCAAGCGGTGGATGCGATCCATATGTGCTGCATGCCACTCGGGTAAATATGCCGGGTGCTTTGATTTATCAAACCAGTTTTGGAAAGTAGCACCCATATCATGTGTTTCGATGTTACATTCATCAACCAGATACAAACCATACTCATCACAAAGTTCAATCCACTCGGTACTATGAGGATAATGACTGGTGCGAACAGCATTGATATTGTGTTGTTTCATCACTTTAATGTCTTTCAACATGGTTGCTTTGTCGATATGATGCCCCATGGTTTGATGATGTTCGTGCAGGTTAACTCCCTTAACCAATACGTATTTGCCATTAACCATCAACTGACTGTCTTTTATTTCAACAGTTCGGAAACCAATATTAGACGAAGTAGCCTCGATAGTGTGACCTTTTGAGTTCTTTAACTCAACCACCAGTTTATAGAGGTTAGGTGATTCAACACTCCATTGTAATGGTTTGGCAATGGTTTTAGTAAACTCAATAGTGTTAGTTGTTAATTTATCAACTGTAAGGTCTTTTGTTTCTGTGTAAATAGAGTTCTTATCTGCATCAAATAAGGTAACGCATACTTTATTTTTAGATCCTTTCTTAGCCAGATTCTTAACATCAATCGTTACATCCAATAAACCATTGGTGTAGTTTTTATCTAATCCGCCTTTCGCAAAAATATCCTGAATACGGGTTTGCTGAGTGGTGTATAAACAAATGCCCCGATCAAATCCAGATAAGCGCCAGAAATCCTGATCTTCGATGTATGATCCATCTGACCAACGATACACTTCAATGGCAATCATATTATTGCCCTTTTGAAGATAAGAAGTAATATTAAATTCTGCCGGACTTTTGGTTACCTGACTATATCCAACTTTTTGACCATTTACCCAAATGTACATAGCAGAAGTACCTGCGGCAAAATGCAAATAAACTTCACGTCCATTCCAGTCTGCAGGCAAGTCAAATGTTCTTCTGTATGAACCTACCGGATTGTGTTTATGATCGATAAAAGGTGGGTTTTTCGGGAATGGATATTTAATGTTGGTGTAAATAGGTGTACCATAACCTTGTAATTCCCAGTTGCCAGGAACCTGAATATCATCCCATTTGCTTACATCATAATCCGTTTTGTAGAAATCGATTGGTCTCTCGTCGGGTTGATAAACCCAGTTGAATTTCCACTGTCCATTAAGCGATAAATAATATGGAGATTTTTGAGGGTTTCCTTTGAGGGCCTGATTCAGATCAGGATATGGAAATGCGGTTGCTCTTGGAGCCTCCTTGTTAATACCAAAGACAGCCGGATTTTCCCAATCATTGTCCTGAGCAGATGTAGGCTTACAAAGTGCCAGACTCAGGAGTGATAATATTACTATTTTCTTCATTAAAATATTGAAATTAATATGATTAAAGAATTAGTTGATTTATTACTTTATAACTAATACAATAAAATTATAAAAGCTGATAGCGGCAGAATGTTAGTTATTCAAATAAAGATGTCAATTTTTCAAGGTTGGCTAATTCACATCTTTATTTGACCATATTGTGCTAATTAATATTTGAACCGGATTACATAGAATGAATTTTTTGCCAGTTTTAATTTCATGGTGTTTCCGGTAACTGTTTCTGTGAAATTTTGAGGAATAATATTTAGAGGATTATCCAGTGTATTCTCCACTTGTAGATCGTTAGATTGTAACATTGTTATTTGTGCAAGATTTGATTTTAATCCTTTTTTTAAACCTTCAACAGAAAGAGTTAGTTCTTTAGATTCTGCGTTTGTGTTAACAACCTTTACTATTACTTCCGTTTTGTTTTTATCAATTGCAGAACTGGCATAAATACCATCCTGACCTTTTAAATCAAGGTTGTCCGCTCTAACCGATAGTATATTTGTCCCTGAATGAGTTCCATACATTTGCTGCACATAGTAGTTGGGAGTACGAACACACTCAAGGTTATCAAACCAAATCATATCGGGGTGCCATTGCCATGCTTCAACATGTGCAAACAATGGGGCATAGGTAGCCAGTTTTACAACATCAGCATTTCTTTCCAAACCAGTCATAAATGCAGCTTCGGCAATAGCTCCTTCAAAGTTATTTGCCCTGTTTTGCGGATGTGCTGCATATTCACCTGCAAAAACCTTTGGTCCGTTTCTGTCATATGAATCGTAACGTCCTGCATTCTTCAAAAACCATTCAGGACTGCGATAGTAATGCTCATCAACCAAAGCAATGTTAAGTTTTTTCATCTCAGGCCATAGGTATTCAAAGTCTTTACCATCAGGCTGAGGTCCGGATGATCCTATGAGTTCAATTTCAGGATGTTTTTTACCAAGAACATCAATAAAACGTTGTAAACGCTCTACATATATTTCACCCCACTGCTCATTTCCAATGGCTAAATATTTTAAATTAAAAGGTGCCGGATGGCCCATGTCAGCGCGCAGTTTACCCCATTTGGTAGAAATATTACCATTGGCAAATTCAATTAAATCCAATGCATCCTGAATATATGGTTCAAGATCTTCCAGAGCCACCAACTCTTTACTTTCGTACTGACATGCCAAACCACAATTGAGAACAGGTAGAGGTTCTGCACCTAAATCCTCACTAAGAAGAAAATATTCGTAAAAACCCAAGCCGTATGTCTGGTAATAATCGGGGAAAAACTTGTTCTTGAAAGTATAATTCCAACGGTTAATATTCAACGGACGGTTTTCAACCGGACCAACACTGTTTTTCCACTGATAGCGGCTTTCAACGGTGTTACCTTCAACGATACATCCACCCGGAAAGCGGAAAACACCCGGAGTTAAATCATATAAAGCCTGAACAAGATCTTTACGTAAACCATTCTCCCGGCCTTTCCAGGTATCAACCGGGAATAGGGAAATGTGATCCATTTCGATATAGCCCCAATTCTCAACCATTAACCGAAATTTACAATGTGCATCTGTTGAATTAGCTGTCAAGGTCGTTGTATGCTTTGACCACTCGTCTCCTGAAACTTCTATGTTTTTTACAGCGATCGGATCATTGTTTGAATTAACAATCTCCAGTTTTAGCCTAATCGTCTTACCTTCTTCAGCCCGGGCATGGAATGAAAGTCTGTATTCAGCATCTTTTTTTATTCCGATACCTTTAAAACCTGCGTTTTCAAGACCTGAGAAAGTTCTCAAGCCTTTTCCTGTAATGTGCACATAATTAGGATTTTTATCGAAACAAGGATCATCCGATTTTATAGTCACATCACCGAATGGTGTCCATCCAACAAAAGGGTGTTCGAATTCGAATGATCGGTTTTTTATTAATTCGGCATAGATTCCGCCATCGGCTCCAAAATTGATGTCTTCGAAGAAAACACCGTACATATCAGGTTGAATTTCGGCTCCCACCTGTTTTGCATTAACCGTCATCTTTATTTGTGCAGATAAAGAAAGGGTAAATACAAATGCTAAGATTAAACTTATGGATTGTTTCATTTTTTTGTTGGATGTTTTATTTGTTAGTCAAACTGAATGGTTTTTACACTTCCATTTTTGAGTTTTAAGATAATACTTTTGTTATTATCAGTAAATTCCAATGATTTAATCGGGTTCAGTTCTTTCGTCTTCCATTTTTTACCGGATTTTTTCCACAATATCAAGGTGATTTGTAATTCCTCATTATCATCAGCCTTATGTTTGTATGTTGCATTCATAACAACACTTCTGGAGCTTTCAGGATGTAAACCTTCTGTTTTAAGTACTTCAACATCATTCCATCCTAAAACAGGTATCATTGCCAATTGATATTTACCGTTATCAATGATGGTGGCTTTGTATTTTCCGGTTTTCTTAACAGTTGTTGTAATTTCTTTGTCAAACTGAGGAAGTGCATAATGTCCTAGTCGCATCTCAACATCTTTGGCTGTTATATTTCTGTCAACCCTCAAAATACCGTTTGGCAGGTTTATTTCAGCCAGGTTCATTTTTATTTGTTCATCTGTTTCCAAAACAGCATCGCGATAGTAGATGTCATCCTCAAACTTTTTGAAGTTATAAAGTCGGAATACTTCCCATTCGTTTTTTTGATTTAAAAATGCATAGTTCATTGCCACTTCACCATTTTCTCCATCAGCTTGCCAGGGAAATATGCTGTTATATGATAATCGGTTATAATTTTCGGTGGAACGAAATTTTTGCCAATCATCTTTTACTTTTTCATGACACCAGGCTCTTATTTCAGATGCTCCGGATTCAGGATAATCAGTTATGAGTAGCTCAGGAGAAGAAGCATAGTAATTATAGGCTTTGTCATTACTGTAGGTCTCCCAAGGTCCCTGATTTTCTTTGGCTGTCCAAAATGGATCATCAGCAGGTAAAAGCAATGAAAGAAAGGCTTTACCCATCCAATAAACACTTCCTCTGCAACTGTATACCTGTACAGCCGGTTCAAAGGCACCATAGAAACCAAGTGTTGGAACATTGTCTTTCATAAATTCAGGATGCTGAATGAACTGTAAAATAGTACGTGACGAAATCATTCTCAGCCATCCCAGATTAACGTTGTCGTTGCCATATTTGCCCATAAATGGGAAAGGTGCAATCGATCCCATACGATAAGAGATAGATCGACCATACATCATCATCGAACCATCTTTGGCAAACATGTAGGGGTAAGTATTATATAAATCCTTGAAATTAGTAAGAAACTTCTCCGCATATTCGGGATAATATTTGTTGCCAAATACCTCGGACCACAGAACACCATACAACTGAAATGCCCACATGCTGTAGTAGTCGTATGCAGGACTGTCGTTATACCAGCCGTCGCTGCGGTAATGGGTTAATGAGCGGGCAAGGTATTTTTCCAATAATTCTTCGTTTACATCATACCCTTGATCTTTAAAAAAGCTCAAAACAAAAATATTGAAGAATTTCCAGTTTGAATCAACTGTTGGTCCATCGCCGTAACTCAACATCGAAGCTGCTAGGGCATCTTTATCCTCCTGACTGAATGGCTCCCAGATAACTTCAGGAACAATAAAAAGTGAAATTGCCAAAGCTCCATATTCAACCAGGTTTTGACTCGGACCACCATTCTTTGAACGGTGAATAATGTATGAAGGACTATCAGGGTTGATCAGTTGTTTGATCTGATAACGGTAGTATTCACCAACATTGATATTATTT contains:
- a CDS encoding DUF2264 domain-containing protein; this encodes MITKKKALTTLLIVLSITITGNAQNIQSKEDNKNTFELENANFNISPYTGMTRQHWFDAALYLLEGAFSYIDELEDPMKFPKQPGKSYPHDEGRVPTEKLEGLCRTLFIAAPLLRENPDLTINNINVGEYYRYQIKQLINPDSPSYIIHRSKNGGPSQNLVEYGALAISLFIVPEVIWEPFSQEDKDALAASMLSYGDGPTVDSNWKFFNIFVLSFFKDQGYDVNEELLEKYLARSLTHYRSDGWYNDSPAYDYYSMWAFQLYGVLWSEVFGNKYYPEYAEKFLTNFKDLYNTYPYMFAKDGSMMMYGRSISYRMGSIAPFPFMGKYGNDNVNLGWLRMISSRTILQFIQHPEFMKDNVPTLGFYGAFEPAVQVYSCRGSVYWMGKAFLSLLLPADDPFWTAKENQGPWETYSNDKAYNYYASSPELLITDYPESGASEIRAWCHEKVKDDWQKFRSTENYNRLSYNSIFPWQADGENGEVAMNYAFLNQKNEWEVFRLYNFKKFEDDIYYRDAVLETDEQIKMNLAEINLPNGILRVDRNITAKDVEMRLGHYALPQFDKEITTTVKKTGKYKATIIDNGKYQLAMIPVLGWNDVEVLKTEGLHPESSRSVVMNATYKHKADDNEELQITLILWKKSGKKWKTKELNPIKSLEFTDNNKSIILKLKNGSVKTIQFD
- a CDS encoding alpha-L-arabinofuranosidase C-terminal domain-containing protein — encoded protein: MKQSISLILAFVFTLSLSAQIKMTVNAKQVGAEIQPDMYGVFFEDINFGADGGIYAELIKNRSFEFEHPFVGWTPFGDVTIKSDDPCFDKNPNYVHITGKGLRTFSGLENAGFKGIGIKKDAEYRLSFHARAEEGKTIRLKLEIVNSNNDPIAVKNIEVSGDEWSKHTTTLTANSTDAHCKFRLMVENWGYIEMDHISLFPVDTWKGRENGLRKDLVQALYDLTPGVFRFPGGCIVEGNTVESRYQWKNSVGPVENRPLNINRWNYTFKNKFFPDYYQTYGLGFYEYFLLSEDLGAEPLPVLNCGLACQYESKELVALEDLEPYIQDALDLIEFANGNISTKWGKLRADMGHPAPFNLKYLAIGNEQWGEIYVERLQRFIDVLGKKHPEIELIGSSGPQPDGKDFEYLWPEMKKLNIALVDEHYYRSPEWFLKNAGRYDSYDRNGPKVFAGEYAAHPQNRANNFEGAIAEAAFMTGLERNADVVKLATYAPLFAHVEAWQWHPDMIWFDNLECVRTPNYYVQQMYGTHSGTNILSVRADNLDLKGQDGIYASSAIDKNKTEVIVKVVNTNAESKELTLSVEGLKKGLKSNLAQITMLQSNDLQVENTLDNPLNIIPQNFTETVTGNTMKLKLAKNSFYVIRFKY
- a CDS encoding FecR domain-containing protein; this encodes MHEFKNKDILTKYTDEETSSGENIIVEDWLAENGEEKEIKSFFKNEWYKYIQKSNDADKKDLTHILHKVHHSIRTTEAKQKKNLSQLFIKWYTKAAAILFIPLIIGALSYPIFQNLSLPKSTDDDSIIKVVCPEGNKMAFSLPDGTKGMLNSGSSIEYQIPFNKKRNVTISGEVYLDVFHNKRRPFKVHYGESFITVLGTKFNIKAYPEENTTEIVLAEGKITWQANESSKPVTINPNEKLLIKKDKLSICNVDASTYASWKDGMLVFRGESMEDAINKLQRWYNVEIEIIDEEIWTYSFTGTFLNDSLEEVLKLLKKTSPLDFKLLPREINKDGSWKQRKVQLFKRNT
- a CDS encoding RNA polymerase sigma-70 factor; this translates as MPTDRNDIDLIVQLKDNDSIAFDHIFEKYATKLYGFSLRYLKSESEAEELVHNVFVKVWEKRNTLNKEASLKSFLFTIAYNDILKYFRRQKYHHAFLKELTDIDSTVNNLSERIEYASVLEYIDDIINQLPNRKKQIFIKSRKEGKSSKEIAEELNISPGTVDNNISEVIKFIKANIKKESLAFLLFIALFLS
- a CDS encoding glycoside hydrolase family 2 TIM barrel-domain containing protein; translation: MKKIVILSLLSLALCKPTSAQDNDWENPAVFGINKEAPRATAFPYPDLNQALKGNPQKSPYYLSLNGQWKFNWVYQPDERPIDFYKTDYDVSKWDDIQVPGNWELQGYGTPIYTNIKYPFPKNPPFIDHKHNPVGSYRRTFDLPADWNGREVYLHFAAGTSAMYIWVNGQKVGYSQVTKSPAEFNITSYLQKGNNMIAIEVYRWSDGSYIEDQDFWRLSGFDRGICLYTTQQTRIQDIFAKGGLDKNYTNGLLDVTIDVKNLAKKGSKNKVCVTLFDADKNSIYTETKDLTVDKLTTNTIEFTKTIAKPLQWSVESPNLYKLVVELKNSKGHTIEATSSNIGFRTVEIKDSQLMVNGKYVLVKGVNLHEHHQTMGHHIDKATMLKDIKVMKQHNINAVRTSHYPHSTEWIELCDEYGLYLVDECNIETHDMGATFQNWFDKSKHPAYLPEWHAAHMDRIHRLVERDKNHPSVIIWSMGNECGNGQVFFDAYEWMKKRDNTRPVQFEQAGQEKNTDIVCPMYPGMGSMHEYANKENPGRPFIMCEYSHAMGNSNGNFKEYWDLIRSKPHMQGGFIWDWVDQGLLTKDEEGEEFWAYGGDLGGEKYTNDENFCLNGVVNPDRTPHPGLFEVKKVYQNILFENVDVNHGRIKVTNEFSFTSLKDYLFTWELIRNGKVIESGNFKADVPALDFNIIDFELPEINNEEGAEYYLNIYANTTKDAPFIPAGHQVASEQFKLSKTEYLPQVKTCDGKVQVTENTSDFVINTGKVQSIISKSTGLLSSYTIDSKELINNPLSPNFWRAPVDNDFGNQMQNHSEVWKEAGLKAKLVSIKKLKGNDAVITAQLALNGIEAMYTITYTFDASGSVKVDVAYKTEVEKIAEMPRFGMMMNLPKEFDNFCYYGRGPWENYSDRNTSSFVGLYHSKVEDQYFAYIRPQENGNKTDVRWLKLTNNDGIGIKVTGMVPLSASALPFSPSDIDPGKSKMQRHTVDVPAFSSVYLSLDLVQRGVGGDNSWGAVPHNQYRLLDKEYNYSYIISPVW